One Antennarius striatus isolate MH-2024 chromosome 17, ASM4005453v1, whole genome shotgun sequence genomic window carries:
- the LOC137611314 gene encoding cannabinoid receptor type 1B-like produces the protein MKLSLHGIAGTTMSLLTTGVPYLSSNDASYNDLSINSTLIKSRFNFEKPYSASVSNSFPRLTPGNKVIHNGLAPIFPTNISDFLGNGSSVASVGVDQCGEDFVDNMECFMILTPGQQLVIVILALTLGTFTVLENLMVLCVILHSQTLRSRPSYHFIGSLAVADLIGSIIFVYSFLDFHVLHRKDSPSIFLFKLAGVIASFTASVGSLFLTAIDRYISIHRPMAYKRIVTKTKAIIAFSIMWTISIVFSLLPLMGWNCKRLNSVCSDIFPLIDQNYLMIWIGITTALVLFIIYAYIFILWKSHHHAVRMLSRSSQRSVIVYTAEGTKVQTVRPEQARMDLRLAKTLVLILVALIICWGPLLAIMVYDLFGKVNDVIKTVFAFCSMLCLLNSTVNPVIYAMRSKDLRRAFINICHMCRKVTQPLDNSTESDWNSRSVRNVVGGEGKDGTVSARKLVKVAQVNVSGLSSTADMV, from the coding sequence ATGAAGTTGTCTTTGCATGGAATAGCAGGCACCACAATGAGCTTATTAACAACAGGTGTCCCATATCTCAGCTCCAACGACGCCAGCTACAATGACCTCTCCATCAATTCAACTCTAATCAAGAGCAGGTTTAACTTTGAGAAACCTTACTCTGCCTCTGTTAGCAATTCATTCCCCAGACTCACCCCTGGAAACAAGGTTATCCATAATGGTCTCGCTCCCATTTTCCCAACCAACATATCAGACTTTCTGGGTAATGGCAGCTCTGTGGCGAGTGTAGGGGTCGATCAATGTGGAGAGGACTTTGTGGACAACATGGAATGTTTTATGATCTTAACTCCAGGTCAGCAGCTTGTGATCGTCATCCTGGCCCTCACTCTGGGTACATTTACGGTGCTGGAGAACCTCATGGTACTGTGTGTGATCCTGCACTCCCAGACGCTTCGATCTCGACCTTCTTACCACTTCATAGGCAGCTTAGCTGTGGCTGATCTGATAGGCAGCATCATTTTTGTCTACAGCTTCCTTGATTTCCACGTTCTCCACAGGAAAGACAGCCCCAGTATTTTCCTCTTCAAGTTGGCTGGGGTCATCGCCTCTTTCACTGCCTCTGTTGGCAGTCTGTTTCTGACTGCGATTGATCGCTACATCTCCATCCACAGGCCCATGGCATACAAACGCATTGTCACAAAGACTAAAGCGATCATTGCCTTCAGTATAATGTGGACCATCTCCATCGTATTCTCCCTGCTGCCACTGATGGGCTGGAACTGCAAGCGTCTTAATTCCGTCTGCTCAGATATTTTCCCTCTGATCGACCAGAACTACCTGATGATCTGGATTGGCATCACAACAGCTTTGGTCCTGTTTATCATTTATGCCTACATATTCATTCTCTGGAAGTCCCACCACCACGCTGTCCGCATGCTGAGCCGAAGCTCCCAGAGGAGTGTGATCGTCTATACAGCAGAGGGGACTAAAGTGCAGACAGTGAGGCCCGAACAGGCTCGAATGGACCTTCGTCTGGCTAAAACTCTGGTTCTGATCCTTGTAGCTCTGATTATATGCTGGGGCCCACTTCTTGCCATCATGGTGTACGATCTCTTTGGGAAAgtgaatgatgtcatcaagacTGTTTTTGCCTTTTGCAGCATGCTCTGCCTGCTTAACTCCACTGTCAACCCCGTGATCTACGCCATGAGGAGCAAAGACCTGCGTCGGGCCTTCATCAACATCTGCCATATGTGTCGGAAAGTGACGCAACCTCTGGACAACAGTACTGAGAGTGACTGGAACAGTAGGAGTGTGAGAAATGTAGTGGGTGGGGAGGGAAAAGATGGGACCGTTTCTGCAAGGAAGCTAGTAAAAGTGGCGCAAGTCAATGTTTCTGGGTTATCTTCGACTGCAGACATGGTCTAA